A genome region from Haliotis asinina isolate JCU_RB_2024 chromosome 11, JCU_Hal_asi_v2, whole genome shotgun sequence includes the following:
- the LOC137256618 gene encoding uncharacterized protein, whose protein sequence is MYQNYYKKTSSFPSILMQYDTPRLAKQVHWSRRIKEEERSKGIRQTRDDLDRLEKIVQKKGKTEMWALKLEAIASEQLARYDSYIQRLNDKVTRQRAEMKRRTEETETRILAQEQQRRRERRARKIQPLPPINNPCHFKKYPKTKFGKTVLLGDDLKRKGLLRCQEEVDRFWHTNMAGHNVGQDSSA, encoded by the exons ATGTATCAAAACTACTACAAGAAGACCTCCTCGTTCCCCAGCATACTGATGCAGTACGACACCCCACGCCTCGCTAAACAG GTGCACTGGTCACGTCGAATCAAGGAGGAGGAACGAAGTAAGGGAATAAGACAGACCAGGGACGATCTGGACAGACTGGAAAAGATCGTGCAGAAGAAGGGGAAAACGGAG ATGTGGGCCCTGAAACTTGAGGCGATTGCTAGTGAACAGCTAGCTAGATATGACAGCTATATCCAGCGACTCAACGACAAGGTGACCCGACAGAGGGCTGAGATGAAACGCCGCACAGAGGAGACAGAGACCCGGATCCTGGCACAGGAGCAACAG CGACGACGTGAACGGAGAGCCAGGAAAATACAACCTCTCCCTCCAATAAACAACCCTTGCCATTTCAAGAAATATCCAAAAACAAAATTTGGCAAG ACCGTGCTCCTTGGAGACGACTTGAAGAGGAAAGGCTTACTGCGCTGTCAGGAGGAAGTGGATCGCTTCTGGCACACCAATATGGCCGGTCATAACGTAGGTCAGGACTCATCTGCCTAA
- the LOC137255790 gene encoding secernin-2-like: protein MSDIFLALPGATVDGSVLFGKNADRPQSEVQEVIYVPPSDHDAGGKLHCTFIEVDQVSHTYGAVLSKPAWAWGAEMGANENGVCIGNTAVWTKLCHPGDHAEKLIGVDFVRLGLERSKSAKDALDVITALLERYGQGGPCAEDHSFSQWTYHSSFLIADRSEAWVLDTAGQFWAAHKLTSGTYNISSTLSIGTAFDASSSDLQERAKAEGYWKPEDGDFNFSQVFGASFTGMSLSEAQTASNRLQKGKELLEAASNEGKLNQNNIFNILRDEKSSINFSGELQTMSSQVSLLRPEGSKSMDIHWFTATPNPSLSVFKPFLFSPEPSTGNFTVSPNFGDKARSSFQTAVDRRHPLFKAHEKGRALMEGDTPAGKKLLHTMQRLETDCLQDTREFVQDIDDNKLQELNDLFNDFCETEVKFYK from the exons ATGTCCGACATTTTCTTGGCTCTGCCTGGTGCAACAGTTGATGGCAGTGTTCTATTCGGGAAGAATGCGGACAGACCGCAATCAGAAGTTCAAGAAGTGATATATGTTCCCCCGTCTGACCACGACGCCGGTGGGAAGCTTCAT TGTACATTTATAGAGGTGGACCAGGTTTCCCACACGTATGGAGCAGTGCTCAGCAAACCCGCGTGGGCGTGGGGAGCCGAGATGGGGGCCAATGAGAACGGTGTCTGTATCGGCAACACGGCGGTGTGGACCAAACTGTGTCATCCAGGGGACCACGCAGAAAAACTAATAGGTGTAGATTTTGTAAG ACTTGGCTTAGAGAGAAGCAAGTCGGCCAAGGACGCCCTAGATGTGATCACTGCACTGCTGGAGCGGTACGGCCAGGGTGGACCATGTGCAGAAGACCACAGCTTCAGTCAGTGGACATACCACAGTAGTTTCCTCATAGCTGACCGCTCAGAGGCATGGGTGCTGGACACAGCTGGTCAGTTCTGGGCAGCTCACAAACTGACAA GTGGTACATACAACATCTCCAGCACCCTCTCTATCGGCACTGCCTTCGATGCAAGTTCTAGTGATCTGCAAGAGAGGGCGAAGGCAGAGGGGTATTGGAAACCCGAGGACGGAGACTTTAACTTCTCCCAAGTGTTCGGGGCTTCTTTCACTGGAATGTCGCTGTCCGAGGCTCAGACTGCCAGCAACAGACTGCAAAAAGGGAAGGAACTCTTGGAGGCAGCATCGAATGAAG GTAAGCTGAACCAGAACAACATTTTCAACATACTGCGTGATGAAAAGAGCAGCATCAACTTCAGTGGCGAGCTGCAGACAATGTCAAGTCAGGTCAGCCTCCTCCGTCCGGAGGGATCCAAGTCCATGGATATTCACTGGTTTACAGCCACGCCTAACCCTAgtctttcagttttcaagccTTTCCTGTTCTCTCCTGAACCTTCGACCGGAAATTTTACCGTTTCTCCAAACTTTGGAGACAAGGCCCGGTCAAGTTTTCAAACAGCCGTGGATCGGCGCCACCCGTTATTCAAAGCCCATGAGAAAGGTAGAGCACTGATGGAGGGCGACACCCCAGCCGGTAAGAAATTGCTCCATACCATGCAGAGATTAGAAACAGACTGCCTTCAGGACACCCGAGAGTTTGTTCAGGATATCGACGACAACAAGCTGCAGGAactcaatgatctttttaaTGATTTCTGTGAAACCGAAGTGAAATTCTACAAATAA